A stretch of the Filimonas lacunae genome encodes the following:
- a CDS encoding FecR family protein, which translates to MDISEEVIEQFFNKSCTQEEANTVAAYLLDNPHVLDSFIKDEEWGQPAHTLLTAQESRDMLQAVTAKTVSPYARVRWIKRVSAAAAVVAFMAGGWWLWQHNKERPLAKNEGSRKWEQRKNIYNKIMVVHLEDSSVARLLPGAAIRFERLDGKTVKEVYMDGEVDFQVYANRLRTFTVYADNVATTVLGTEFSVKEDSVQIVVALQSGKVVVKPITPTPHWQQPVYLQPGQQLVFNKHAQDVVLSGGSSNVVKARKHGTESATIELNPVKTSSKEIYFQNEELPQVFNQLEQQYKVNIEYNNADVSNVYFIGRFDKTDSIEAILNCIALLKKLQIQHQGDTYIITRKEG; encoded by the coding sequence GGATATATCAGAGGAGGTAATTGAACAGTTTTTTAATAAGTCCTGTACCCAGGAAGAAGCTAATACAGTAGCGGCGTATTTATTAGATAATCCGCATGTACTGGACAGCTTTATTAAAGACGAAGAGTGGGGCCAGCCGGCACACACGCTGTTAACAGCACAGGAAAGCAGGGACATGCTGCAGGCTGTTACGGCAAAAACGGTGTCGCCTTATGCACGGGTGCGATGGATAAAAAGAGTTTCGGCGGCTGCGGCTGTTGTTGCGTTCATGGCAGGTGGCTGGTGGTTGTGGCAGCACAACAAGGAAAGGCCGCTGGCTAAAAACGAAGGCAGCAGAAAGTGGGAGCAGCGGAAGAATATCTATAATAAGATAATGGTGGTGCACCTGGAAGATAGTTCTGTTGCGCGTTTGCTGCCTGGTGCAGCTATTCGTTTCGAGCGCCTGGATGGAAAAACGGTGAAAGAGGTGTATATGGATGGGGAGGTGGATTTTCAGGTATATGCCAACCGGTTACGAACATTTACGGTGTATGCTGATAATGTGGCTACCACGGTGTTGGGTACCGAGTTTAGTGTAAAGGAGGACAGTGTGCAGATTGTAGTGGCCCTGCAATCGGGTAAAGTGGTGGTAAAGCCTATAACGCCTACACCACACTGGCAACAGCCGGTGTACCTGCAACCGGGGCAACAGCTGGTGTTTAATAAGCATGCACAGGATGTGGTATTGTCGGGAGGAAGCAGCAATGTGGTAAAAGCCAGGAAGCATGGAACAGAATCTGCTACCATTGAATTAAATCCTGTAAAAACCAGCAGCAAGGAAATCTATTTCCAGAACGAAGAATTACCCCAGGTGTTTAACCAGCTGGAGCAACAATATAAAGTGAATATTGAATATAATAATGCAGATGTGAGCAATGTCTATTTCATTGGACGATTTGATAAAACGGACTCTATAGAAGCAATATTAAATTGTATAGCCCTTTTGAAAAAGCTGCAGATTCAACATCAGGGAGATACCTATATCATTACCAGGAAAGAAGGATAA